The Clostridium sp. AWRP genome has a window encoding:
- a CDS encoding HlyD family efflux transporter periplasmic adaptor subunit: protein MMIAIGGIVTYYIYNNMYYVSTDDSTIQGDLIRATPQISGKLVEININDGDYVQKNQIIARQDMGNLPDTSLDSSIIRAPISGIILKKSGTVGEVLSQGQQIAIMVNPNNLYVNANIEETKARKIKSGQAVDITVDEYGDKQFKGKVKSIGKYANSDLALIPTSTSGTFTKVVQKIPVKISLETTNCELLPGTNAVVKIHIK, encoded by the coding sequence ATGATGATAGCTATTGGAGGAATAGTTACTTATTATATATATAACAATATGTATTATGTTTCAACAGATGATTCTACAATTCAAGGAGATTTAATTAGAGCAACTCCTCAAATTTCAGGAAAACTCGTAGAAATAAATATAAATGACGGAGACTACGTACAAAAAAACCAAATAATTGCAAGACAGGACATGGGAAATCTTCCTGATACAAGCTTAGACAGCTCCATTATAAGGGCACCAATCAGCGGGATTATTCTGAAAAAAAGCGGCACTGTAGGAGAAGTACTTTCTCAAGGACAGCAAATTGCCATAATGGTAAATCCTAATAATTTATACGTAAATGCCAATATTGAAGAGACAAAAGCAAGAAAAATAAAATCTGGACAAGCTGTAGACATTACAGTAGATGAATATGGTGATAAGCAATTTAAAGGTAAAGTTAAATCAATTGGTAAATATGCTAATTCTGATCTAGCACTTATACCTACATCAACTAGTGGAACTTTTACAAAAGTTGTTCAAAAAATTCCTGTAAAAATTTCACTTGAAACTACCAACTGTGAATTGCTGCCGGGAACCAACGCAGTTGTTAAAATTCATATTAAATAA
- a CDS encoding putative manganese-dependent inorganic diphosphatase, with amino-acid sequence MNDVIYITGHKNPDTDSICSAIAYSEFKNKIGVTTIPIRLGELNKETQFVLDYFKVTPPKLMENVKPQISDLDIDNVNPISPETSIKTAWSMISKNNVKTLPVVDGDDKLIGVASQSNITSCYMDIWDSNVIQKSGTTLENILDTLSAKCAYASNENIKFTGKVIIAAMQPESICEFIEEGDIVICGDRVDAQDIILDSKASLMIITGNHTVNDDILEKAKKVNCSIIVTPYDTFTTARLIPQSIPIGYVMKKDNLVCFKTNDLIEDVREVMLQTRYRSYPVVNLENKVIGSMSRYHLISQNKKKVILVDHNEKSQSVVGLEDAEILEILDHHKVGDIQTDSPIYFRNEPVGCTATIVASKFFENGIRPSQKVAGLLCSAIISDTLLFKSPTSTDLDKMILRRLAAIAEIDPETFSNDMFKAGSSLEGETPEELLNQDFKTFNISEVKVGVGQISTMDTEGFKSMRKDIIKVMESICEEENYGLIILMVTDILKGGSELIAIGEKQDVVSKAFNITLTDNGAYVPGILSRKKQVIPPLTAAMS; translated from the coding sequence ATGAACGATGTTATATACATTACAGGACATAAGAATCCAGATACAGATTCTATATGTTCTGCAATAGCTTATTCTGAATTTAAAAATAAAATAGGAGTTACAACAATTCCTATACGATTAGGAGAACTAAATAAAGAAACTCAATTCGTACTTGATTACTTTAAAGTTACCCCACCAAAACTAATGGAAAATGTTAAACCTCAAATTTCTGATTTGGATATTGATAATGTAAACCCTATATCCCCTGAAACCTCCATAAAAACAGCTTGGTCAATGATAAGTAAGAATAATGTTAAAACCCTCCCTGTAGTAGATGGAGACGATAAATTAATAGGTGTTGCATCTCAATCCAACATAACTTCCTGCTATATGGACATATGGGATTCCAATGTAATTCAAAAAAGCGGCACCACTCTTGAAAACATACTGGATACATTATCAGCTAAATGTGCTTATGCTTCCAACGAAAACATCAAATTTACAGGAAAAGTCATAATTGCTGCAATGCAGCCAGAAAGTATCTGTGAATTCATAGAAGAAGGGGACATAGTTATATGCGGTGACAGGGTAGATGCACAGGATATTATACTTGATTCCAAAGCTTCACTTATGATAATAACAGGAAACCATACAGTAAATGATGACATACTGGAAAAAGCAAAAAAAGTTAATTGTTCCATTATAGTTACTCCTTATGATACTTTTACAACTGCCAGGCTGATCCCTCAAAGTATTCCTATAGGATATGTGATGAAAAAAGATAACTTAGTTTGCTTCAAGACAAATGATTTAATAGAAGATGTTCGAGAAGTTATGCTTCAAACAAGATACAGAAGTTATCCTGTAGTGAATTTGGAAAATAAAGTTATTGGAAGTATGTCTAGATATCATTTAATATCACAAAACAAAAAGAAAGTAATTCTTGTAGATCACAATGAAAAATCTCAATCTGTTGTAGGATTGGAGGATGCAGAAATACTCGAAATATTAGACCATCACAAGGTAGGAGATATCCAAACTGATTCACCTATATATTTTAGAAATGAACCGGTAGGTTGTACAGCAACTATAGTTGCCTCTAAATTTTTTGAAAATGGCATAAGACCATCTCAAAAGGTTGCGGGACTTTTATGTTCTGCTATAATTTCAGATACCCTTTTGTTTAAATCACCTACTTCCACAGATTTAGACAAAATGATACTTAGAAGATTAGCAGCTATAGCTGAAATAGATCCTGAAACCTTCTCTAATGATATGTTTAAAGCAGGTTCTTCTCTTGAAGGAGAAACTCCTGAAGAATTATTAAATCAAGATTTCAAAACATTTAATATTTCAGAAGTAAAAGTAGGTGTTGGACAGATTTCAACTATGGATACCGAAGGATTTAAATCAATGAGAAAAGACATTATAAAGGTTATGGAATCAATATGTGAAGAAGAAAACTATGGTCTTATAATTCTTATGGTAACAGATATACTAAAAGGTGGCTCTGAACTAATTGCCATAGGTGAAAAGCAGGACGTAGTTTCTAAGGCCTTTAATATAACTTTAACTGATAATGGTGCTTATGTTCCTGGTATTCTATCAAGGAAAAAACAGGTTATTCCACCTCTTACTGCTGCCATGTCTTAA
- a CDS encoding DHA2 family efflux MFS transporter permease subunit encodes MAEDNNSDSYRWLSLAVVIMGTFMSILDGSIVNIGIPKMMAVFNVSLDDVQWVLTAYTLTLGAIVPITGFLSEKFGNKKLYIFSLISFTIGSLLCGIAWSNTSMIIFRIIQAIGGGMIMPVSMTIILKMFSSKERGLAMGFWGIASMAAPAIGPTLGGYIIEKLSWRLIFNVNVPIGIMTIILSALLLKEFPHKAPKKVDILGFVFSTVGIVSILYILSQNPIDWSNIKNPILLTIGIFNLILFIINELSVTEPLLDLKLLARLDFSFSLIALALINMCLMGGVYAMPLFFQKIDGYTAMQTGLLLFPSAIITGIMMPISAKLIDKVNEKIVILPGLFLLLYSCYQLGMLTSNTSKDTANLFLILRGAGIGLTMMPLSTFGMNLLPQKLVTQGSTIQNTIRQISGSVSITMMTHSLSSQAEIYYHRLSEQITPFNNTALNLLNQIQQRLSQIGLSTADKQIQAKSTLVKLVSRQAYSDAFDYTLMLCTLFVLIALIATLFIKNRNQLSSSNDEIKSSSDS; translated from the coding sequence ATGGCAGAAGATAATAACTCAGATTCATATAGATGGCTTAGTCTTGCAGTAGTAATTATGGGAACATTTATGTCTATTCTCGATGGCAGTATAGTAAATATTGGAATACCTAAAATGATGGCAGTTTTCAATGTATCTTTGGATGATGTTCAATGGGTCTTAACTGCCTACACGCTTACTTTAGGTGCAATTGTACCCATTACAGGATTTCTTTCAGAGAAATTTGGAAATAAAAAATTATATATTTTTTCCTTAATATCATTTACAATAGGTTCCCTGCTCTGCGGTATCGCTTGGAGCAACACAAGCATGATAATTTTCCGTATAATTCAAGCTATTGGCGGAGGAATGATCATGCCAGTAAGTATGACTATAATTCTTAAAATGTTTAGTTCTAAAGAACGAGGGCTTGCCATGGGATTTTGGGGAATAGCAAGCATGGCTGCACCTGCCATAGGCCCTACTCTAGGTGGTTACATTATAGAAAAACTAAGCTGGAGGTTAATTTTCAACGTAAATGTCCCAATAGGAATTATGACAATAATTTTATCAGCACTGCTGCTCAAGGAATTTCCCCATAAAGCCCCTAAAAAAGTTGACATTTTAGGCTTTGTATTTTCAACAGTAGGAATTGTAAGTATTTTATATATACTAAGCCAAAATCCTATAGATTGGAGTAATATAAAAAATCCCATTCTACTAACAATAGGAATTTTTAATTTAATACTATTTATTATAAACGAGTTATCTGTTACAGAGCCGCTTCTGGACTTAAAATTACTAGCACGACTAGATTTTTCTTTTTCCTTAATTGCTCTGGCACTCATAAACATGTGTTTAATGGGAGGAGTATATGCAATGCCTTTATTTTTTCAAAAAATTGATGGATATACTGCCATGCAAACAGGTTTGCTTTTATTTCCTTCTGCCATTATTACCGGTATCATGATGCCTATAAGTGCAAAATTAATAGATAAAGTTAATGAAAAAATAGTAATACTACCAGGATTATTTTTATTACTTTATTCTTGTTATCAATTAGGCATGCTTACCTCTAATACTTCAAAAGACACTGCAAATTTATTTTTGATACTTCGTGGAGCAGGAATAGGTCTCACTATGATGCCTCTCTCTACTTTTGGAATGAATCTGCTGCCTCAGAAATTAGTGACTCAAGGTTCTACTATCCAAAATACAATAAGACAAATATCCGGCTCTGTTTCAATAACAATGATGACCCATTCCCTTAGCAGCCAGGCAGAAATATATTACCATAGGCTTTCAGAACAAATAACTCCTTTTAACAATACAGCTTTAAATCTTTTAAACCAAATTCAGCAAAGGCTTTCACAGATTGGACTCTCTACAGCAGATAAGCAGATTCAAGCTAAAAGCACCCTTGTAAAGCTAGTAAGTCGTCAAGCATATTCAGATGCTTTCGACTATACACTGATGCTGTGTACTTTATTTGTACTCATCGCTTTAATAGCAACTCTATTTATAAAAAATAGGAATCAACTTTCTTCTTCTAATGATGAAATAAAATCATCAAGTGATTCTTAG
- a CDS encoding AAA family ATPase, which translates to MNYRELPKDQIIYDFKLDDIDFSEDDKDDLNRNVNYMPEYSRVYENMRDALTIDKQGYNIYLIDEFSKDKLKNIKKFINETMKDKIELQDICYIVMKDIKNPKVLFLRSGKGKKLKSMLKKIQNIYANSTYEFYNGYEDKQKKLLVQNIQKKRSYLIGKIVEMSKNEGFSLKITESGFSFVPLKENGKMMNEIEYESLDLEKKEEIVNKVNVLKIHAERILDKLKDMESYEMEKIKILIDEHYKKDTKKLKEEYFNVFSKDNKALEFLSNICNNIESEIKEIYSINYEDDVDNIRNIIYRYSVNVLVDNSDNDKLPIVFEEDPSINNLLGSIEYENKNGTYVTDPSLIRPGSLLKANGGILVLRVSSLLSNKGAYYYLKKSIISGKVDLNYNRGYLELLSLSGLKPEPIEFNEKIILIGDYRTYDLLYTYDEDFKKIFSIRAECKSILRMDKYTKKTFLYKVLSICKNNKLHPADEGAVKELAKFLSRKAENRDKLFMDDYDLEKILIISDKRVCEDNRDFINEEDITNTAYKEEIIEGQVVDSYTEGQIFIDVKGKTVGQVNALSIIDTGYFNFGKPIRITCSCYKGNGNIIDIQKESDLSGKIHNKAINILKGHVKNLSGGYNRVPVDFYLSFEQIYGKVDGDSASVAELVSIISSLTKISIKQNIAVTGSINQFGEVQPIGGVNEKIEGFFKICKVLDTTKGKGVLIPKSNASSLALKNEVEKEIADGNFHIYIMSNLKDAVEILMEEHYDNVIHEARKELKKYYKNKEQ; encoded by the coding sequence ATGAATTATAGGGAATTACCTAAAGACCAAATCATATATGACTTTAAGTTGGATGATATTGATTTTAGCGAAGATGATAAAGATGATTTAAATAGAAATGTTAATTATATGCCTGAGTATAGTAGAGTATATGAAAATATGAGAGATGCATTAACAATAGATAAACAAGGATATAATATTTATCTTATAGATGAATTTTCAAAAGATAAACTTAAAAATATTAAGAAATTTATAAATGAAACTATGAAAGATAAAATAGAACTTCAAGATATATGCTATATAGTTATGAAAGACATTAAAAATCCTAAAGTGTTGTTTTTAAGATCTGGAAAAGGTAAAAAGCTAAAAAGTATGCTAAAGAAAATACAAAATATATATGCTAATTCTACTTATGAATTTTACAATGGATACGAGGACAAACAAAAGAAATTATTGGTGCAAAACATTCAAAAAAAACGAAGTTATTTAATAGGTAAAATTGTGGAAATGTCTAAAAATGAAGGCTTTTCATTAAAAATTACGGAAAGTGGTTTTAGCTTTGTTCCTTTAAAAGAAAATGGGAAAATGATGAATGAAATAGAGTATGAGTCTTTAGATTTAGAAAAAAAGGAAGAAATAGTAAACAAAGTGAATGTACTTAAGATTCATGCAGAGAGGATATTAGATAAGTTAAAAGATATGGAATCCTATGAAATGGAAAAGATTAAAATTCTCATAGATGAACATTATAAAAAAGATACAAAGAAGTTAAAGGAAGAATATTTTAACGTATTTAGTAAGGATAATAAGGCCTTAGAATTTTTAAGCAATATATGTAACAATATAGAAAGTGAAATTAAAGAGATATATTCTATAAACTATGAAGATGATGTAGATAATATACGGAATATAATATATAGATATTCTGTGAATGTACTTGTAGATAATAGTGATAACGACAAATTACCTATAGTGTTTGAAGAAGACCCGTCTATAAATAATTTACTTGGAAGCATAGAATATGAAAATAAAAATGGAACTTATGTTACTGATCCAAGTCTTATTAGACCAGGATCACTTTTAAAAGCAAATGGCGGAATATTAGTACTTCGAGTTAGCAGTCTTTTAAGTAATAAAGGAGCATATTATTATTTAAAAAAGTCTATTATAAGTGGCAAAGTTGATTTGAATTATAATAGAGGGTATTTAGAATTATTGTCTTTAAGTGGATTAAAACCAGAACCTATAGAGTTTAATGAAAAAATAATACTCATAGGAGATTACCGTACCTATGATTTACTTTATACTTATGATGAAGATTTTAAAAAGATTTTTAGCATAAGAGCTGAGTGCAAATCTATTTTAAGGATGGATAAGTATACAAAGAAAACTTTCTTATATAAAGTGCTTTCTATATGTAAAAACAATAAATTACATCCTGCGGATGAGGGAGCTGTAAAGGAGCTAGCAAAATTTTTATCCAGAAAAGCTGAAAATAGAGATAAATTATTTATGGATGACTATGATCTAGAGAAAATTTTAATAATTTCAGATAAAAGAGTCTGTGAGGATAATAGGGATTTTATAAATGAAGAAGATATCACAAATACGGCTTATAAAGAAGAAATTATAGAGGGTCAGGTAGTGGATTCTTACACAGAAGGTCAGATATTTATAGATGTAAAGGGTAAAACGGTGGGACAGGTAAATGCTCTGTCGATAATTGATACAGGGTATTTTAATTTTGGAAAGCCAATAAGAATAACTTGCTCGTGCTACAAGGGTAATGGAAATATTATAGATATCCAAAAGGAAAGTGACTTAAGTGGAAAAATTCATAACAAGGCAATAAATATATTAAAAGGACATGTTAAGAATTTAAGTGGTGGTTATAATAGAGTACCTGTGGATTTTTATTTAAGCTTTGAACAAATATATGGAAAAGTAGATGGAGATAGTGCTTCCGTAGCAGAGTTAGTTAGTATTATATCTTCACTTACGAAAATAAGTATAAAACAAAATATAGCTGTAACAGGTTCCATAAATCAGTTTGGAGAAGTACAACCTATAGGAGGAGTAAATGAAAAAATAGAGGGTTTCTTTAAAATATGTAAAGTATTAGATACTACAAAAGGGAAAGGGGTACTCATTCCAAAGTCTAATGCAAGCAGTTTAGCATTAAAAAATGAAGTGGAAAAGGAAATAGCAGATGGTAATTTTCATATTTATATTATGTCTAACTTAAAAGATGCAGTGGAAATTCTTATGGAAGAACATTATGATAATGTAATTCATGAAGCTAGGAAGGAGCTTAAAAAGTACTATAAAAATAAAGAACAATAG
- a CDS encoding calcium-translocating P-type ATPase, PMCA-type, producing MNERELESGLTQVEAERRLKKYGANVLKQKKRVSPIKIFISQFNDFITWILIVATIISGFMGEKADAITILIIVIMNSILGFVQEFKTEKSLEALKEMASPTSKVIRDGKVKVINAGELVIGDVLLLETGDKVPADCILLSNGNFMVDESLLTGESVGVEKDSGDKNNSLYMGTIVIKGKGRAKVVETGMKTEMGKIAGMLQDIEKERSPLKEKLASLGKVLVVMCIAICIVVTLTGVWRGQDKYEMFLVGVSLAVAAIPEGLAAIVTVALALGVSRMLKRNALIRKLPAVETLGCTSVICSDKTGTLTENRMTVKALYYNGRVHRIGKDILPQNVLMKKAFTYCNDCNFDMKKADISGALIGDPTEVALIKAFFKDIKTLNTFLGKARRTYDIPFDSDRKMMSVIMKEGSRKIGYVKGAPERVIRRCKYILDGSEVRIFTSNDKNKALKAVEKMSFDALRCIAGAYKDKEVVPGKSLEENLIFIGVAGIIDPPRKEAKDAVLKCKLAGIRPVMITGDHKNTAFAIGKELDICKHESEVITGEELDKLSDRQLAVKIQDISIFARVNPGHKLRIVKAFKAKGNIVAMTGDGVNDAPAVKEADIGICMGIAGTDVTKEASSMILLDDNFATIVSAVEEGRVIYDNIRKFIRYLLSCNLGEVLTMFLTSIFYLDTPLLPIQILMVNLATDGLPAIALGVDPAQGDIMRGKPRAKNESIFARGLSEKIIVRGALIGVCTVLAFVIGLYLGFGLKTSRTIALCTLIMSQLIHVFECRSENHSLFEINLFTNVYLLAAVATSITMVLCILYLPFLRGVFHTSALRISQWAIVLFFSGIIAFLNSLYLYFK from the coding sequence ATTAATGAAAGGGAGTTAGAAAGTGGTTTAACTCAAGTTGAGGCAGAGAGAAGGCTTAAAAAATATGGAGCCAATGTACTTAAACAGAAAAAAAGAGTGTCTCCTATAAAAATATTTATTTCCCAGTTTAATGATTTTATAACCTGGATACTTATAGTAGCTACAATTATATCCGGATTTATGGGGGAAAAGGCAGATGCAATAACTATACTAATTATTGTAATTATGAATTCCATTCTAGGTTTTGTACAGGAATTTAAGACAGAAAAATCTTTAGAAGCATTAAAAGAAATGGCATCCCCTACTTCAAAGGTTATAAGGGATGGAAAAGTGAAGGTTATAAATGCAGGAGAACTAGTAATAGGAGATGTGTTGCTTCTAGAAACTGGGGATAAGGTTCCGGCAGATTGTATTTTACTTTCTAATGGGAATTTCATGGTAGACGAGTCTCTTTTAACTGGAGAATCTGTAGGAGTGGAAAAGGATAGTGGGGATAAGAATAATTCACTATACATGGGTACCATAGTGATAAAAGGTAAAGGTAGGGCAAAAGTTGTTGAAACAGGAATGAAGACGGAAATGGGGAAAATAGCAGGGATGCTTCAGGACATTGAAAAGGAAAGGTCACCTCTTAAAGAAAAGCTTGCTTCCCTTGGAAAAGTGCTTGTAGTCATGTGTATTGCTATATGTATTGTAGTTACATTGACTGGAGTATGGAGAGGTCAAGACAAGTATGAGATGTTTTTAGTAGGAGTTAGTTTAGCTGTAGCTGCTATTCCGGAAGGACTTGCGGCTATAGTAACAGTAGCACTAGCTCTTGGAGTATCTAGAATGTTAAAGAGAAATGCATTAATAAGAAAACTACCTGCAGTGGAAACACTTGGATGTACTTCGGTGATTTGTAGTGATAAGACAGGAACTCTTACTGAAAATAGGATGACTGTAAAGGCTCTTTATTATAATGGAAGGGTACATAGGATAGGCAAGGATATTTTACCACAAAATGTTCTTATGAAAAAAGCTTTTACATATTGTAATGATTGCAATTTTGATATGAAAAAGGCAGATATTTCAGGGGCACTTATTGGAGATCCTACGGAAGTAGCTCTTATAAAAGCTTTTTTCAAAGATATTAAAACTTTAAATACCTTTTTAGGAAAGGCCAGAAGAACTTATGATATACCCTTTGATTCTGATAGAAAAATGATGTCTGTTATAATGAAAGAAGGTTCAAGAAAGATAGGTTATGTGAAAGGGGCACCGGAGAGAGTTATAAGAAGGTGTAAATATATATTAGATGGAAGTGAAGTACGAATTTTTACTTCAAACGATAAAAATAAGGCTCTGAAAGCAGTGGAAAAAATGTCTTTTGATGCTTTAAGGTGTATAGCAGGTGCTTACAAGGATAAAGAAGTGGTACCAGGTAAGTCTTTGGAGGAGAATTTAATATTTATAGGTGTAGCGGGAATTATAGATCCACCTAGAAAAGAAGCAAAAGATGCAGTATTAAAATGTAAATTAGCAGGTATAAGGCCAGTTATGATAACAGGAGATCACAAGAACACGGCTTTTGCTATTGGAAAAGAACTGGACATATGTAAACATGAATCAGAGGTTATAACTGGAGAAGAATTAGACAAGCTGAGTGATAGGCAACTCGCAGTTAAGATACAAGATATATCTATATTTGCAAGAGTTAATCCGGGACATAAACTTAGAATAGTAAAAGCATTTAAAGCAAAGGGAAATATTGTAGCTATGACTGGAGACGGAGTAAATGATGCACCTGCAGTAAAAGAAGCGGATATAGGAATTTGCATGGGAATTGCAGGTACAGATGTAACAAAGGAAGCTTCTTCTATGATACTACTTGATGATAATTTTGCTACCATAGTATCTGCTGTAGAGGAAGGAAGAGTCATATATGATAATATAAGAAAGTTTATAAGGTATCTCTTATCCTGCAATTTAGGAGAAGTTTTAACTATGTTTCTTACTTCTATTTTTTATTTAGATACTCCACTTTTGCCTATACAAATACTAATGGTAAATTTAGCTACGGATGGTCTTCCTGCTATAGCTCTTGGAGTTGATCCAGCTCAAGGAGATATAATGAGAGGCAAGCCTAGAGCTAAAAATGAAAGTATATTTGCACGAGGATTAAGTGAAAAAATTATTGTGAGAGGAGCACTTATTGGAGTGTGCACGGTACTTGCTTTTGTAATAGGATTATATCTAGGCTTTGGACTTAAAACATCTAGAACTATAGCACTTTGTACTCTAATAATGTCACAACTTATACATGTGTTTGAATGTAGATCAGAAAATCATTCACTGTTTGAGATAAATTTATTTACAAATGTTTATCTTTTAGCTGCAGTTGCTACATCTATTACTATGGTTTTGTGCATACTTTATTTGCCATTTTTGCGTGGAGTTTTTCACACATCTGCACTTAGAATTTCACAGTGGGCAATAGTTTTGTTTTTCTCTGGGATAATTGCATTTTTAAACAGTCTTTACTTATACTTTAAATAA
- a CDS encoding efflux RND transporter periplasmic adaptor subunit, with the protein MKKLISILLICPLLLIGCSSHNDSLDSSNKKNSTSSYQDIYLFGGKIAANTSSNVSSKINAKISQIKVDVGSKVNSGDPIIYLDTKDLQAQVDQAQASVATAQANLAKIKSGSRPEQIASTKAAVDGAKDAYDIAQKNYNREKQLLASGSAAQINVDQAEQVLSSAKAQYESVSQNLTMLQNGSTESDINAVAATVNQAQASVNTAKTSLSYGVITAPISGTVSVKNVNEGEMSGVGQILLTIVNADQLHVDSYVPQELLTKIKVGDQVNVKVSNINNGVFQGEISVIDTQIDSRNKDALVKVTIKDGNNVLKPGMFAEIGCKNKVGVKIEK; encoded by the coding sequence ATGAAAAAGCTAATATCAATATTATTAATATGTCCTTTGCTGCTTATTGGATGTTCTTCTCACAATGATAGTTTAGATTCATCTAACAAAAAAAATTCTACTTCATCATACCAAGACATATACCTCTTTGGTGGAAAAATTGCAGCAAATACCTCTTCCAACGTGTCTTCTAAAATCAATGCAAAAATATCTCAAATCAAAGTAGATGTAGGAAGTAAAGTTAACTCAGGAGATCCTATCATCTACTTAGATACAAAAGATCTACAGGCTCAGGTAGACCAAGCTCAGGCATCTGTGGCAACCGCTCAAGCTAACCTAGCTAAAATCAAATCCGGTTCAAGGCCTGAACAAATTGCTTCTACAAAAGCAGCCGTAGATGGTGCTAAAGATGCTTATGATATTGCCCAGAAAAATTACAATCGTGAAAAACAGCTTCTTGCAAGTGGTAGTGCTGCACAAATAAATGTAGATCAGGCCGAGCAGGTCCTTTCCAGTGCAAAAGCTCAATATGAATCTGTAAGCCAAAATTTAACTATGCTTCAAAATGGATCAACCGAAAGTGATATAAATGCAGTGGCAGCTACTGTAAATCAAGCTCAGGCTAGTGTAAATACAGCAAAAACTTCACTTAGTTATGGAGTTATTACAGCCCCTATATCAGGAACAGTTTCTGTGAAAAATGTAAATGAAGGAGAAATGTCTGGTGTCGGTCAAATTCTTCTTACTATAGTAAATGCTGACCAATTGCATGTGGATAGCTATGTTCCTCAGGAATTACTCACTAAAATAAAAGTTGGCGACCAGGTTAATGTAAAAGTATCTAATATCAATAACGGTGTATTTCAAGGAGAAATTTCCGTAATAGACACCCAGATAGATTCCCGTAACAAAGATGCACTAGTAAAAGTTACTATTAAAGATGGAAATAACGTGTTAAAACCAGGAATGTTTGCAGAAATAGGCTGCAAAAACAAGGTAGGTGTCAAAATTGAAAAATAG
- a CDS encoding TetR/AcrR family transcriptional regulator — protein MKYNSKDIPNAKDRILNSTLYIIGKEGFQNVTIRKIAAAADVNVASINYYFGSKEGVINEALKCLTSKFMSSFEILENKQIAPIDRLRDFLRSYSDASVEYPDVFRNFVNQLIIYNDDMKFDYIKFIEDEGVFKIKDILSEVTGIRDEEKLSMMALQGIASLIFPVISDNQTKKFSNLNYKDKNVRYKYIDVLIKSLQGNSM, from the coding sequence ATGAAATATAATTCAAAAGATATTCCAAATGCTAAGGATCGAATATTGAATTCTACTCTTTATATTATTGGAAAAGAAGGATTTCAAAATGTTACTATAAGAAAAATAGCAGCGGCAGCTGATGTTAATGTAGCATCAATTAATTATTATTTTGGCTCAAAGGAAGGTGTAATTAACGAGGCATTAAAATGTCTTACCAGTAAATTTATGAGTTCTTTTGAAATTCTCGAAAATAAGCAGATTGCACCAATAGATAGACTTAGGGATTTTCTTAGGAGTTATTCTGATGCTAGCGTTGAGTATCCAGATGTATTTAGAAATTTTGTCAATCAACTTATTATATATAATGACGATATGAAATTTGATTATATTAAATTTATTGAAGATGAAGGAGTCTTTAAGATAAAAGATATTTTATCGGAAGTTACAGGAATTAGAGATGAAGAAAAATTATCCATGATGGCACTGCAGGGAATTGCTAGTTTAATTTTTCCTGTAATATCTGATAACCAAACAAAAAAATTTTCTAATTTAAATTATAAGGATAAAAATGTTAGGTATAAATATATAGATGTGTTAATTAAGTCGCTTCAAGGCAATAGTATGTAA